In a genomic window of Flavobacterium lipolyticum:
- a CDS encoding RagB/SusD family nutrient uptake outer membrane protein, with amino-acid sequence MKRIKIIGFFCLMAQFSCTDDLYQDPITSKVATKFYSTEIEIEEAVNGVYDGLQLNGLYGLNMVALGEIPSDATYDEVPLNDDGTFGKLDNFSVTSIVGSISETWRDSYKTIQRANVVLNRIEKIPFKVAVVRDNRIGEMKFIRALLYFNLVRLYGDVPLVTQETIDPNSYLGQGRASTKVVYDQIIKDLTEAETLLPVKADKPGKVIKTAAQALLGKVYLTLNDLQNAKIWLLKVKDSNIHDLVSIADVFDINKETNKEILFSVQFASGINGNSEGSSMQQIFSPSGTISGAKGHNLPTKNLYSMYTAADNRKGKYVAITASGVPFSLKLTKSSTVPADGGSNVVVIRYADIILMLAEIENEQGNITLAKTYLNLIRTRAGLANISSVNQVDLRSAIDLERKLELVGEGDRWFDLLRKGTAITVMNQWFKSEGILITIDSHNLLMPIPLTEINTDPAIKQNPGY; translated from the coding sequence ATGAAAAGAATAAAAATAATTGGTTTTTTCTGTCTGATGGCGCAGTTTTCCTGCACAGATGATTTGTATCAAGATCCAATCACGTCAAAAGTGGCTACTAAATTTTATAGTACAGAAATCGAAATTGAAGAAGCCGTTAATGGTGTTTATGATGGATTACAATTAAATGGGCTTTATGGACTAAATATGGTGGCATTGGGTGAGATTCCTTCAGACGCGACTTATGATGAAGTTCCATTAAATGATGACGGCACATTTGGCAAGTTGGATAATTTTAGTGTCACAAGTATTGTAGGTTCGATAAGCGAAACCTGGAGAGATTCTTATAAAACAATTCAACGCGCTAATGTGGTATTAAACAGAATTGAGAAGATCCCCTTTAAGGTTGCTGTTGTCAGAGATAATCGGATAGGAGAAATGAAATTTATTCGTGCGCTTTTGTATTTTAACTTGGTAAGATTATATGGAGATGTGCCATTAGTCACTCAGGAAACGATAGATCCTAATAGTTATTTAGGACAGGGAAGAGCTTCGACCAAGGTTGTATATGATCAAATTATAAAAGACCTTACAGAAGCCGAAACCCTTTTACCTGTAAAGGCTGATAAACCGGGCAAGGTAATTAAAACAGCTGCACAAGCTTTATTAGGAAAGGTCTATTTGACCTTGAACGATTTGCAAAATGCTAAAATATGGCTGCTAAAAGTTAAAGATTCTAATATTCATGATTTAGTGTCTATTGCAGACGTTTTTGATATTAACAAGGAAACAAATAAAGAAATATTATTTTCAGTTCAATTTGCTTCCGGCATAAATGGGAATAGTGAAGGAAGCAGTATGCAGCAAATATTTAGTCCTTCAGGAACAATATCGGGAGCAAAGGGACATAACCTTCCGACCAAAAATCTGTATAGTATGTATACAGCCGCAGATAATCGTAAAGGCAAGTATGTTGCTATAACAGCATCGGGAGTTCCTTTTTCTTTAAAACTTACTAAAAGCAGTACAGTTCCTGCGGATGGAGGAAGTAATGTAGTTGTGATTCGTTATGCAGATATTATCTTAATGTTGGCAGAAATAGAAAATGAACAAGGTAATATTACTTTGGCAAAGACTTACTTAAATTTAATAAGAACACGGGCAGGGCTTGCAAATATTTCTTCTGTAAATCAGGTAGATCTGAGAAGTGCTATTGACTTGGAACGAAAACTTGAATTGGTTGGAGAAGGAGATAGATGGTTTGACTTACTTCGCAAAGGAACGGCAATAACGGTAATGAATCAGTGGTTTAAAAGTGAAGGAATATTGATTACAATCGATAGTCATAATCTCTTAATGCCAATTCCTCTAACAGAAATAAATACAGATCCGGCTATCAAACAAAACCCAGGTTATTAG
- a CDS encoding TonB-dependent receptor has product MNEKIKVTLLTMILYFLNLTGYAQVMTLNYSDVSVGKAIETLKEKSGYSFVFESGDFDTRKIISINATNQSIDEIVKQIIVGQEVQYEIKDKIIRIRKQNRFIPTATKIEKITGIITDNKGLFIAGATIENRETNKATISDSEGKFDIEASLGDKLEISYISYITTSITVSDKSMVSIILQEDSKVLDEVIVIGYGKQSKTKVMGSSVQIKAEELNKVAGANFVQQLSGKMAGVQVNETSGQPGSSSKIIIRGTGTLTAGSNPLIVVDGVPLSEGATLNAINSYDIESINVLKDAASAAIYGSRGANGVILVSTKKGKKGAPIISFDYYTGIQRQASGVEIVNANQAAQFFNEARDWGYVSKKPDSRSENDDEATRIAKGAGKRELRLNYLKNPGLEGLANTSWMDEVFRDAPITNYSLGVSGGNEKSNYYISGNYFEQPGIVIETDYKRYTSSIRFNTELSDKFKFGISLNPSYSVQNKYNQDDGFNTNPVLSLLISYPFFSPYNKDGSLAIGNQLAANAPQDGALAENPVAVMKLNSNVERYFRLFGNAFVTYDISDGLQFKTLFGGDYRNILNQFYSPSSVGYYRMPAPKAAVASETNSTAKNIITENTLNYTKNFGKHQIELLAGYTYQREEGNSSDIVGTGIPDDNLPNIAGASAFKVTSSKDTWVLISYLGRAQYFYKEKYQLTGTLRRDGSSRFGSNSKWGLFPSVAGGWIVSKEAFFPETTIFTFAKIRASWGKTGNNQIGSYGSIPLVNPQNYVYGNELNPGFATTSSPNPNLSWETRTSTNLGLDLTIYRKFNFTADFYSSITSDLLLNVPVPQQSGFTTSTQNTGELKNSGFEISFEGNGINLGQVKWNFGGNISTNKSEVLKLGNNQNEIITGYQGSYRTKVGGPIAELYGYNILGIYKTNEQIATTPHMPGTLTGDYIMEDINKDGIINEKDKKGFGSYAPKIAYGFNSSFTYKDFELSFSINGIQGRKKFAKELAVFMEAGEGFSIPNTYYFENRYHPINNPDGFLGQPNTGNFSSNRQAARGSSITFTNADYIRLRDIQIAYNLPKTAIKKIGLTRARIYLSGNNLINITKYRGFNSEAETANILEMGFNDNRIYPNTKSVIFGTNLTF; this is encoded by the coding sequence ATGAATGAAAAAATAAAGGTCACTTTGTTGACCATGATATTGTATTTCCTAAATCTAACGGGATATGCACAAGTTATGACTCTGAATTACAGTGATGTAAGTGTTGGGAAAGCAATAGAAACCCTGAAGGAAAAAAGTGGATACTCTTTTGTTTTTGAATCGGGAGACTTTGATACAAGAAAGATAATTTCGATCAATGCAACAAATCAATCTATTGATGAGATTGTAAAACAAATTATTGTAGGACAGGAGGTTCAGTATGAGATTAAGGATAAAATTATTAGAATAAGAAAGCAAAATAGATTTATCCCTACAGCTACAAAAATTGAAAAAATTACAGGAATAATTACAGATAATAAAGGGCTTTTTATTGCCGGAGCAACAATTGAAAATAGGGAAACCAATAAAGCTACTATTTCTGATTCCGAAGGTAAATTTGATATAGAAGCTTCATTAGGAGATAAACTGGAGATTTCCTATATAAGTTATATTACTACATCAATTACAGTATCTGATAAAAGTATGGTTAGTATTATACTGCAGGAAGATTCTAAAGTTCTTGATGAAGTAATAGTTATTGGCTATGGGAAACAGTCAAAAACGAAGGTAATGGGGTCTTCTGTTCAGATTAAAGCAGAAGAACTTAATAAGGTTGCCGGAGCCAATTTTGTACAACAATTGAGTGGAAAAATGGCAGGAGTTCAAGTTAATGAAACATCAGGACAACCGGGATCCTCTTCAAAGATAATTATTCGCGGTACAGGTACATTAACCGCAGGCTCTAATCCTCTTATTGTTGTAGATGGTGTTCCTCTTTCTGAGGGAGCAACATTAAACGCCATAAATTCCTATGATATCGAATCTATAAATGTTTTAAAGGATGCCGCTTCTGCTGCTATTTATGGATCAAGAGGGGCTAATGGAGTCATTCTGGTTTCTACAAAAAAAGGAAAAAAAGGAGCTCCAATAATATCATTTGATTATTATACCGGTATCCAAAGACAGGCTTCCGGAGTAGAAATAGTAAATGCAAATCAAGCGGCTCAATTTTTCAATGAAGCCAGAGATTGGGGGTATGTGTCTAAAAAACCTGACAGTCGAAGTGAAAATGACGATGAAGCTACAAGAATAGCAAAAGGCGCAGGTAAGCGTGAGCTTAGACTTAATTACCTGAAAAACCCCGGATTAGAAGGGTTAGCAAATACCAGTTGGATGGATGAAGTTTTTAGAGATGCGCCGATAACGAATTATTCACTTGGCGTTTCGGGAGGAAATGAAAAATCAAATTATTACATTTCCGGAAATTATTTCGAACAACCAGGAATTGTTATCGAAACAGATTATAAACGTTATACCTCTTCAATTCGGTTTAATACGGAATTATCAGATAAATTTAAATTTGGTATTAGCTTGAATCCTTCTTATTCGGTTCAGAATAAGTACAATCAAGATGATGGATTTAATACTAATCCTGTTCTCTCGCTTCTTATTTCCTATCCATTTTTTAGTCCTTATAATAAAGATGGTTCTTTAGCTATTGGCAATCAACTTGCTGCAAATGCTCCTCAAGATGGGGCTTTGGCAGAAAATCCGGTTGCGGTCATGAAACTAAATTCAAATGTAGAGAGGTATTTCAGGCTGTTTGGAAATGCTTTTGTTACCTATGATATTAGTGATGGGCTGCAATTTAAAACATTGTTTGGTGGAGACTATAGAAATATTTTAAACCAATTCTACAGTCCGTCTTCAGTAGGTTATTATAGAATGCCCGCTCCCAAGGCAGCTGTAGCTTCTGAGACGAATTCAACTGCAAAAAATATTATTACCGAGAATACATTAAACTATACTAAAAATTTTGGAAAGCATCAAATTGAGCTATTGGCAGGATATACGTATCAAAGAGAAGAAGGAAATTCATCAGATATTGTAGGTACAGGAATACCGGATGATAATCTTCCAAATATTGCGGGAGCCAGCGCCTTTAAGGTGACCAGTTCAAAAGATACATGGGTATTGATCTCCTACCTTGGCCGTGCTCAGTATTTTTATAAAGAAAAGTATCAACTCACAGGGACTTTGAGGCGTGATGGTTCCTCTCGTTTTGGTTCTAATTCAAAATGGGGACTTTTCCCTTCTGTAGCCGGAGGCTGGATAGTAAGTAAAGAAGCCTTTTTTCCTGAAACGACGATTTTTACTTTTGCTAAAATACGTGCCAGTTGGGGTAAAACGGGAAATAATCAAATTGGTTCTTATGGATCTATTCCGTTAGTAAATCCTCAAAATTATGTATATGGAAATGAATTAAATCCCGGATTTGCAACCACCAGTTCCCCTAATCCGAATTTATCATGGGAAACCAGAACGTCAACCAATTTAGGATTGGATTTAACTATCTATAGAAAATTTAATTTCACAGCTGATTTTTATTCGTCGATTACAAGTGATTTGCTTCTAAATGTGCCCGTACCGCAACAATCTGGATTTACAACTTCTACTCAAAATACGGGAGAATTAAAAAATTCGGGTTTTGAAATTTCATTTGAAGGAAACGGGATCAATCTGGGGCAAGTAAAATGGAATTTCGGAGGAAATATTTCAACCAATAAAAGTGAAGTGTTAAAACTGGGAAATAACCAGAATGAAATAATAACAGGTTATCAAGGATCTTACAGGACAAAGGTCGGAGGTCCAATTGCAGAACTTTATGGATATAATATTTTGGGAATTTATAAAACAAATGAGCAAATTGCGACAACACCCCATATGCCTGGCACCCTAACGGGAGACTATATTATGGAAGATATTAACAAGGATGGAATTATTAATGAGAAAGATAAAAAAGGCTTTGGAAGTTATGCTCCTAAGATTGCCTATGGTTTTAATTCTTCTTTTACTTATAAAGATTTTGAATTAAGCTTCTCTATAAACGGAATTCAGGGCAGAAAAAAATTCGCTAAAGAATTGGCCGTGTTTATGGAAGCAGGTGAAGGGTTTTCTATACCCAATACCTATTATTTTGAGAATAGATATCATCCTATTAATAATCCGGACGGTTTTTTGGGGCAACCCAATACGGGAAATTTCTCGTCAAACAGACAAGCTGCCAGAGGATCAAGCATTACTTTTACTAATGCGGACTATATAAGACTTCGAGATATACAAATAGCTTACAATCTGCCTAAGACAGCCATAAAAAAGATTGGTTTAACAAGGGCAAGAATTTACCTTTCGGGTAATAATCTGATAAATATTACGAAATACAGAGGTTTCAATTCTGAAGCAGAAACGGCTAATATTCTTGAAATGGGGTTTAATGATAATCGCATCTATCCTAATACAAAATCTGTAATTTTTGGAACTAACTTAACTTTTTAA